One window from the genome of Aeromonas sp. FDAARGOS 1405 encodes:
- a CDS encoding NAD+ synthase: protein MAKALSLMLAQLNLTVGAIEDNTDKVLAAAAQAEQQGADLLVCSELALTGYPPEDLLLRADLMIRVDAALARIAEWQGNCAILVGHPWREGEALYNAASLYEQGKLIARYFKQDLPNYGVFDEKRYFTAATETCVVPFRGHQLGLLICEDLWQPGPALAAKAAGAELLLTINASPYDQEKPWIRRELMAERCDQTGLPLVYLNQVCGQDELIFDGCSKVFSSQGELTHKLAPFAEELALVRFADGQPVKEREPAAPLEPLAETYQALVLAVRDYVTKNGFHGAVLGLSGGIDSALTLAIAADAIGADKVQAVMMPFRYTAQMSVEDAKEQAERMGVEFNIISIEPMFEGFMTQLAPLFEGTARDTTEENLQARCRGVLLMALSNKRRRIVLTTGNKSEMAVGYATLYGDMAGGFDVLKDVPKTLVFKLCEYRNSVDYVIPQRVIDRPPSAELAPDQVDQDSLPPYDILDAILKRYVEEDASVADMVAEGFEEAVVRKVIRLVDLNEYKRRQAAVGPRITARNFGKDRRYPITSGFGKQNW, encoded by the coding sequence ATGGCAAAAGCCCTCTCTCTGATGCTTGCCCAGTTGAATCTGACGGTAGGCGCCATCGAAGATAACACTGACAAAGTGCTCGCTGCGGCCGCTCAAGCCGAACAGCAAGGTGCCGATCTGCTGGTTTGTTCCGAGCTGGCCCTGACCGGCTATCCACCGGAAGATCTGCTGCTGCGCGCCGATCTGATGATCCGGGTTGATGCTGCGCTGGCTCGCATTGCCGAATGGCAGGGTAACTGCGCCATTTTGGTCGGGCATCCCTGGCGTGAAGGGGAGGCGCTCTATAACGCCGCCTCCCTCTATGAGCAGGGCAAGTTGATTGCCCGTTACTTCAAGCAGGACCTGCCCAACTACGGGGTATTCGACGAGAAGCGCTACTTCACCGCGGCGACCGAGACCTGCGTGGTGCCGTTCCGTGGTCACCAGCTGGGGCTGCTCATTTGCGAAGATTTATGGCAGCCGGGTCCGGCGCTGGCCGCCAAGGCCGCGGGGGCAGAGCTGCTGCTCACTATCAATGCCTCGCCCTATGATCAGGAGAAACCCTGGATCCGCCGCGAGCTGATGGCCGAGCGCTGCGATCAGACCGGTCTGCCACTGGTTTACCTCAATCAGGTATGCGGTCAGGATGAGCTGATTTTCGACGGCTGCTCCAAGGTGTTCAGCAGCCAGGGCGAGTTGACCCACAAGCTGGCCCCGTTTGCCGAAGAGCTGGCGCTGGTACGTTTTGCTGATGGTCAGCCGGTGAAGGAGCGGGAACCCGCTGCGCCGCTCGAGCCGTTGGCCGAGACCTATCAGGCGCTGGTGCTGGCAGTGCGCGACTACGTTACCAAGAACGGCTTCCACGGCGCTGTGCTGGGCCTATCTGGCGGCATCGACTCGGCGCTGACGCTGGCCATTGCGGCCGATGCCATCGGGGCCGACAAGGTGCAGGCAGTGATGATGCCGTTCCGCTACACCGCCCAGATGAGCGTGGAGGATGCCAAGGAGCAGGCTGAGCGGATGGGGGTGGAGTTCAACATCATCTCCATCGAGCCGATGTTCGAAGGGTTTATGACCCAGCTGGCGCCGTTGTTTGAAGGCACCGCCCGCGATACCACCGAAGAGAACCTGCAGGCCCGCTGCCGCGGCGTTCTGCTGATGGCGCTCTCCAACAAGCGTCGTCGCATCGTGCTGACCACCGGCAACAAGAGCGAAATGGCGGTCGGCTATGCCACGTTGTACGGTGACATGGCGGGCGGTTTCGATGTGCTGAAAGATGTGCCAAAGACGCTGGTGTTCAAGTTGTGCGAATATCGCAACTCGGTCGATTACGTGATCCCGCAGCGGGTCATCGACCGCCCCCCTTCAGCGGAGCTGGCGCCGGATCAGGTGGATCAGGACAGTCTGCCCCCCTACGACATCCTCGATGCGATCCTCAAGCGTTATGTGGAAGAGGATGCCTCGGTCGCCGATATGGTGGCAGAAGGCTTCGAGGAAGCGGTGGTGCGCAAGGTGATCCGGCTGGTGGATCTCAACGAATACAAGCGCCGTCAGGCGGCGGTCGGGCCCCGCATCACGGCTCGCAACTTTGGTAAGGATCGCCGTTACCCCATTACTTCCGGGTTCGGTAAACAGAACTGGTAA
- the glnB gene encoding nitrogen regulatory protein P-II — protein sequence MKKIEAIIKPFKLDDVREALAEIGINGMTVSEVKGFGRQKGHTELYRGAEYMVDFLPKVKVELVVQDEDLDACLEAIQNTARTGKIGDGKIFVCEVERVIRIRTGEENEDAI from the coding sequence ATGAAGAAGATTGAAGCCATCATCAAACCGTTCAAGCTGGACGATGTGCGCGAAGCCCTGGCCGAGATCGGCATCAACGGCATGACCGTCTCCGAAGTCAAAGGCTTCGGTCGCCAGAAGGGTCACACCGAGCTCTATCGCGGTGCCGAATATATGGTCGACTTTCTGCCCAAAGTGAAAGTGGAGCTGGTGGTACAGGACGAGGATCTCGATGCCTGTCTGGAAGCGATCCAGAATACCGCCCGCACCGGCAAGATTGGTGACGGCAAGATCTTCGTCTGCGAGGTGGAGCGCGTCATTCGTATCCGTACCGGCGAAGAGAACGAAGACGCTATCTGA
- the luxS gene encoding S-ribosylhomocysteine lyase, producing the protein MPLLDSFTVDHTRMEAPAVRVAKTMQTPNKDTITVFDLRFCVPNKEILSERGIHTLEHLFAGFMRDHLNGNGVEIIDISPMGCRTGFYMSLIGAPDEARVGAAWQAAMSDVLTVQEQGKIPELNEYQCGTYSMHSLEEAHAIARHVLERGIGVNHNDELALPEEKLKSL; encoded by the coding sequence ATGCCGTTATTGGATAGTTTTACTGTTGACCACACTCGTATGGAAGCGCCAGCGGTGCGTGTGGCCAAAACCATGCAGACCCCGAATAAAGACACCATTACCGTGTTCGACCTGCGTTTCTGCGTACCGAACAAGGAGATCCTCTCCGAGCGCGGTATCCATACCCTCGAGCACCTGTTCGCCGGTTTCATGCGTGATCATCTAAACGGCAACGGTGTAGAGATCATCGACATCTCCCCCATGGGTTGTCGTACCGGCTTCTACATGAGCCTGATCGGCGCGCCGGACGAGGCCCGTGTCGGAGCCGCCTGGCAAGCAGCCATGAGCGATGTGCTGACCGTGCAGGAGCAGGGCAAGATCCCTGAGCTGAACGAGTATCAGTGCGGTACCTATAGCATGCATTCGCTGGAAGAGGCCCATGCCATCGCTCGCCATGTGCTGGAGCGCGGCATCGGCGTTAACCACAACGACGAGCTGGCCCTGCCGGAAGAGAAGCTGAAGAGTCTGTGA
- a CDS encoding DUF5363 family protein has product MKGVLLRWLARYDAWCEEWGLTQENRRCCTPVRYDDATKERACAEEAELNQNCGSRHR; this is encoded by the coding sequence ATGAAAGGGGTATTGCTGCGTTGGCTGGCCCGTTACGATGCATGGTGCGAGGAGTGGGGGCTCACTCAGGAGAACCGGCGCTGTTGCACGCCGGTTCGTTATGATGATGCAACCAAAGAGCGAGCTTGCGCTGAAGAGGCTGAGCTCAATCAAAATTGCGGGTCACGGCACCGGTAA
- a CDS encoding type II secretion system protein: MMNNRNNGFTLIELVLVIIVLGILAVTALPRFINIKDDALKSTVSATAGSFASAVQLAHAGWAVKMQGQAIALYNLSSFGKGKLDINRYGWPTGSKEDQGSAGSDKPYQPGSGNHISVNNDDDCELLFNDLLDGDQTVTPIAPNAVNIPEGFDYLSTQVGSGHQDEDEGNEKHFNCRYILRDSINRFQTNPDYRNGLGFEYNSVTGAVTRNFD, from the coding sequence ATGATGAACAACAGAAACAACGGCTTTACCCTGATTGAACTGGTGCTGGTGATCATAGTGCTGGGGATCCTGGCCGTCACCGCCCTGCCCCGCTTTATCAATATCAAGGATGATGCCCTGAAAAGCACGGTCTCGGCGACCGCAGGCAGCTTTGCCAGTGCAGTTCAGCTGGCTCATGCTGGATGGGCGGTGAAAATGCAGGGACAAGCAATCGCGCTCTACAATCTGAGCAGCTTTGGTAAAGGCAAATTGGATATCAATCGATATGGTTGGCCAACGGGCTCGAAGGAAGATCAAGGGAGTGCGGGAAGCGATAAACCATATCAGCCGGGCTCAGGTAACCATATATCGGTCAACAATGATGATGACTGTGAATTGCTATTCAATGACCTGCTTGATGGAGACCAAACGGTCACCCCCATAGCTCCCAACGCTGTGAATATCCCAGAAGGGTTTGATTATCTATCCACACAAGTCGGTTCAGGCCATCAAGATGAGGATGAAGGCAACGAGAAACACTTCAACTGCCGCTATATCCTGCGCGACTCAATCAACCGCTTCCAGACCAACCCGGATTATCGAAACGGCCTCGGCTTCGAGTACAACAGCGTTACCGGTGCCGTGACCCGCAATTTTGATTGA
- a CDS encoding TatD family hydrolase, whose translation MQLIDTHCHLDFPVFDQDREALLARCRALGVTEYIIPAIAEDNWTRVMALAEQHDGLFYGLGIHPWYAGEQREGVMERLRTLVMSQPAGLVAIGECGLDLRSHVPQEGQRALFEAQIRLAADVGLPLMIHSVRANDTVAKLLRRFKPPRGGVIHAFSGSLQQAEAFWQLGFRLGVGGVISFERANKTREVFRAMPLEALVLETDSPDMPLQGDQGTRNTPEALPKIAEILMTLREESSVDVAKVLFETARHLFHHDLLS comes from the coding sequence ATGCAGCTGATAGATACCCATTGCCATCTCGACTTTCCGGTGTTCGACCAGGACAGGGAGGCGCTGCTGGCCCGTTGTCGGGCATTAGGGGTGACGGAGTATATCATTCCTGCCATCGCAGAGGATAACTGGACTCGTGTGATGGCACTGGCAGAGCAACATGACGGCCTCTTTTATGGTCTGGGCATTCATCCCTGGTATGCCGGTGAACAGCGTGAGGGGGTGATGGAACGGCTGCGAACGCTGGTGATGAGCCAGCCTGCCGGGCTGGTGGCCATTGGCGAGTGCGGGCTGGACCTCCGTTCTCACGTGCCGCAGGAGGGGCAGCGTGCGCTGTTTGAGGCTCAGATCCGGCTGGCTGCCGATGTCGGGCTTCCCCTGATGATCCACTCGGTGCGTGCCAATGACACTGTGGCCAAGCTGTTGCGCCGTTTCAAGCCGCCTCGTGGCGGGGTAATCCATGCTTTCAGCGGTTCGTTGCAGCAGGCGGAGGCCTTCTGGCAACTAGGCTTTCGACTCGGGGTGGGCGGGGTAATCAGTTTTGAGCGGGCGAACAAGACGCGAGAGGTATTTCGGGCTATGCCGCTCGAGGCTTTGGTGCTGGAAACCGATTCGCCCGATATGCCGTTACAAGGTGATCAAGGCACCCGGAATACCCCGGAAGCGCTGCCGAAAATAGCAGAAATATTGATGACATTGCGGGAGGAATCATCGGTAGATGTTGCCAAGGTGTTATTTGAAACTGCCCGGCATCTTTTCCATCACGACCTATTGTCATGA
- a CDS encoding NupC/NupG family nucleoside CNT transporter produces the protein MNLFMGLVGMATLVLIAVLFSSNRKAINVRTVVGAFAIQAGLGAFVLYVPVGRDILVGVSDAVSSVISYGQNGIDFLFGGLVSNKMFEVFGGGGFIFAFRVLPVIIFFSSLIAVLYYLGIMQMVIKLLGGGLQKVLGTSRTESLSATANIFVGQTEAPLVVRPYISKMTDSELFAVMCGGLASVAGSVLAGYASMGVKMEYLIAASFMAAPGGLLFAKLLVPETETPNYDESSADAELDDKPANVIDAAAAGASAGMQLALNVGAMLLAFIGLIAMINGIFSGVGGWFGYPQLSLELLLGWIFSPLAFLIGVPWNEAVVAGSFIGQKLVVNEFVAYLNFAPYLKDEVLINGVAMSDHTKAIISFALCGFANLSSVAILLGGLGSMAPNRRGTIARFGLKAVLAGSLSNLMSATIAGFFLALSGM, from the coding sequence ATGAATTTGTTCATGGGTCTGGTAGGGATGGCGACGCTCGTCCTTATCGCGGTGCTGTTCTCCAGCAATCGCAAGGCAATCAACGTACGTACCGTTGTCGGTGCGTTCGCAATTCAAGCCGGTCTGGGGGCGTTTGTACTCTATGTTCCGGTTGGTCGCGATATCCTGGTCGGCGTGTCCGATGCGGTATCCAGCGTGATCAGCTACGGCCAGAACGGGATCGACTTCCTGTTTGGCGGTCTGGTCAGCAACAAGATGTTTGAAGTATTCGGTGGCGGCGGCTTTATCTTTGCCTTCCGTGTTCTGCCGGTCATCATCTTCTTCTCTTCCCTGATTGCCGTGCTCTACTACCTGGGCATCATGCAGATGGTCATCAAGTTGCTGGGCGGCGGCCTGCAGAAAGTGCTGGGCACTTCCCGCACCGAATCCCTCTCTGCAACTGCCAACATCTTCGTCGGTCAGACTGAAGCGCCGCTGGTGGTTCGTCCTTACATCTCCAAGATGACTGACTCCGAGCTGTTCGCCGTCATGTGTGGTGGTCTGGCTTCCGTTGCCGGTTCCGTACTGGCCGGTTATGCCTCCATGGGCGTGAAGATGGAGTACCTGATTGCTGCCTCCTTCATGGCTGCACCGGGTGGTCTGCTGTTCGCCAAGCTGCTGGTTCCCGAGACCGAGACCCCGAACTACGACGAAAGCTCTGCCGATGCCGAGCTGGATGACAAGCCTGCCAACGTCATTGACGCTGCTGCTGCTGGCGCCTCTGCCGGTATGCAACTGGCCCTGAACGTCGGCGCCATGCTGCTGGCATTTATCGGTCTGATCGCCATGATCAACGGCATCTTCTCCGGTGTGGGTGGCTGGTTCGGTTATCCGCAACTCTCTCTGGAACTGCTGCTGGGCTGGATCTTCTCCCCGCTGGCCTTCCTGATCGGTGTGCCCTGGAATGAAGCAGTGGTTGCCGGTTCCTTCATCGGTCAGAAGCTGGTAGTGAACGAGTTCGTGGCTTACCTGAACTTCGCTCCGTACCTGAAAGACGAAGTACTGATCAACGGTGTGGCCATGTCCGATCACACCAAGGCGATCATCTCCTTCGCACTGTGTGGTTTTGCCAACCTCTCCTCTGTTGCCATCCTGCTGGGTGGTCTGGGGTCCATGGCGCCGAACCGCCGCGGCACCATTGCACGCTTTGGTCTGAAAGCCGTACTGGCTGGCTCTCTGTCCAACCTGATGTCTGCCACTATCGCTGGCTTCTTCCTGGCACTGTCCGGCATGTAA
- a CDS encoding XapX domain-containing protein encodes MNEVLLAMVAGFIVGLLFSFLKLPIPAPPVLSGVMGIVGVYLGGLAYSWILTRFFS; translated from the coding sequence ATGAATGAAGTGCTACTGGCGATGGTGGCCGGCTTTATAGTTGGTTTGTTGTTTTCTTTCCTCAAATTGCCGATCCCGGCACCTCCCGTTTTGTCCGGGGTAATGGGGATCGTCGGGGTCTATCTGGGGGGATTGGCCTACTCTTGGATCCTGACTCGTTTCTTTTCGTAA
- the deoC gene encoding deoxyribose-phosphate aldolase — protein sequence MTDLKVAAQRALNLMDLTTLNDDDTDQKVIDLCHKAKSPAGLTAAVCIYPRFIPIARKTLREIGAADVRIATVTNFPHGNDDIEIAVAETRAAVAYGADEVDVVFPYRAFMAGNEQIGFDLVKACKEACGAKVLLKVIIETGELKEEALIRRASEICIDAGADFIKTSTGKVPVNATPEAARIMMEVIKAKNPKVGFKPAGGVKDAAVAGQYLAMAEEILGKDWVSARTFRFGASSLLASLLATLGHGDKPANTSGY from the coding sequence ATGACTGATCTGAAAGTGGCCGCTCAGCGCGCCCTGAACCTGATGGACCTGACCACCCTGAACGATGACGACACCGATCAGAAGGTGATCGACCTGTGCCATAAGGCCAAGTCACCGGCTGGCCTGACTGCCGCCGTCTGCATCTATCCCCGTTTTATCCCTATCGCTCGCAAGACCCTGCGTGAGATCGGCGCTGCCGACGTACGCATTGCGACCGTGACCAACTTCCCGCACGGCAACGACGACATCGAGATCGCCGTGGCCGAGACCCGTGCCGCTGTCGCCTACGGTGCTGATGAAGTGGACGTGGTGTTCCCGTACCGTGCCTTCATGGCCGGCAATGAACAGATCGGTTTTGATCTGGTCAAAGCCTGTAAAGAGGCCTGCGGTGCCAAGGTGCTGCTGAAAGTGATCATCGAAACCGGCGAGCTGAAAGAAGAGGCGCTGATCCGTCGCGCTTCCGAGATCTGTATCGATGCCGGTGCCGACTTCATCAAGACCTCTACCGGTAAGGTGCCGGTCAATGCGACTCCGGAAGCGGCGCGCATCATGATGGAAGTGATCAAGGCCAAGAATCCGAAAGTTGGCTTCAAGCCTGCTGGTGGAGTGAAAGACGCAGCCGTTGCCGGTCAGTATCTGGCCATGGCCGAAGAGATCCTCGGCAAGGACTGGGTATCCGCCCGTACCTTCCGCTTTGGTGCATCCAGCCTGCTGGCCAGTCTGCTGGCCACTCTGGGGCATGGCGACAAGCCGGCCAACACCAGCGGTTACTAA
- the deoA gene encoding thymidine phosphorylase, with translation MFLPQEIIRKKRNGEALSTQEIQFFVQGITNNTIGEGQIAALAMAVYFKDMTMDERVALTCAMRDSGMVLTWDHLNLGGPIVDKHSTGGVGDVVSLMLGPMVAACGGFVPMISGRGLGHTGGTLDKLDAIPGYQTSVDNDRFLKVVKEAGVAIIGQTGDLAPADKRIYAVRDITATVESIAMITGSILSKKLASGLEALVMDVKVGSGAFMPTFEASEELAKSIVAVANGAGCRTSALLTDMNQVLASSAGNAVEVREAVRYLTGEYRNPRIHEVTMALCAEMLISAGLASDERDARTKLQAVLDNGKAAEIFGRMVTGLGGPADFMERYDAYLPKAAIVRPVFAANSGFVTAMDTRELGLAVVAMGGGRRAAGDKLDYAVGLTDFIRLGQSVDADKPIAMIHAQTEEQYAQAASMVQAAVRIGGERPEALPEVYRRITLADL, from the coding sequence ATGTTTTTGCCTCAAGAAATTATTCGCAAGAAGCGCAACGGTGAAGCGCTCAGTACCCAAGAAATTCAATTCTTCGTTCAGGGCATTACCAACAACACCATCGGTGAGGGGCAGATTGCCGCGCTGGCGATGGCGGTCTACTTCAAAGACATGACCATGGATGAGCGGGTTGCTCTGACCTGCGCCATGCGCGACTCCGGCATGGTGCTGACCTGGGATCACCTCAATCTGGGTGGCCCGATTGTCGACAAACACTCCACCGGCGGTGTGGGTGATGTGGTCTCTCTGATGCTTGGCCCGATGGTGGCCGCCTGCGGCGGTTTTGTGCCGATGATCTCCGGCCGTGGCTTGGGCCACACCGGCGGCACCCTCGACAAGCTGGATGCCATTCCCGGCTACCAGACCTCGGTCGACAACGACCGTTTCCTGAAAGTGGTGAAAGAGGCGGGCGTGGCCATCATCGGCCAGACCGGCGATCTTGCCCCTGCTGACAAGCGTATCTATGCAGTACGTGACATTACTGCCACCGTCGAATCCATCGCGATGATCACCGGCTCCATCCTCTCCAAGAAGCTCGCCTCCGGGCTCGAAGCGCTGGTGATGGATGTGAAAGTGGGCTCCGGCGCCTTTATGCCAACCTTCGAAGCCTCCGAAGAGCTGGCCAAGAGCATTGTGGCCGTGGCCAACGGTGCCGGTTGCCGCACCTCTGCGCTCTTGACCGACATGAACCAGGTGCTGGCCTCCAGCGCCGGTAACGCGGTGGAAGTACGTGAAGCGGTGCGCTACCTGACCGGTGAATACCGCAACCCGCGCATCCACGAAGTGACCATGGCGCTGTGCGCCGAGATGCTGATCTCCGCCGGTCTGGCCAGCGACGAGCGCGATGCCCGCACCAAGCTGCAGGCGGTGCTGGATAACGGCAAGGCGGCCGAGATCTTCGGTCGCATGGTGACAGGTCTCGGTGGCCCGGCCGATTTCATGGAGCGTTACGACGCTTACCTGCCCAAGGCAGCCATCGTACGCCCGGTCTTCGCGGCCAACAGCGGCTTCGTGACCGCCATGGATACCCGCGAGCTGGGTCTGGCGGTGGTCGCCATGGGCGGTGGTCGCCGCGCTGCCGGTGACAAACTTGATTATGCGGTCGGTCTGACCGACTTTATCCGCCTGGGTCAAAGCGTTGATGCTGACAAGCCGATCGCGATGATCCACGCTCAGACTGAAGAGCAATATGCTCAGGCTGCCAGCATGGTGCAGGCGGCTGTCCGGATTGGTGGCGAACGGCCGGAGGCACTGCCTGAAGTGTACCGCCGTATCACCCTGGCCGATTTGTAA
- a CDS encoding phosphopentomutase — protein MKRTFILMMDSFGIGAAADADKFGDVGANTLGHIAKACAAGEIEGRGALNLPNLNKLGLGHACEQASGYFPEGLKKDIEVVGAYGFAQELSSGKDTPSGHWEIAGVPVLFEWGYFKDHHNSFPQELLDAIVEKAGLPGYLGNCHASGTQVLDDLGEEHMKTGKPILYTSADSVFQIACHEETYGLEKLYELCHIVRELLEPYNIGRVIARPFVGSGKGNFKRTGNRHDYSVLPPAPTVLDYMKDAGGQVVSIGKIADIYAQQGITKQVKGTGLTELWDRTLEEVKAAGDNTIVFTNFVDFDSSYGHRRDVAGYAGALEYFDSRLPELFELLQDGDVVVLTADHGCDPTWGGTDHTREYIPVLFFGKPVKAGSVGRRETFADIGQSIAAYHGLPKLAYGTSFL, from the coding sequence ATGAAACGTACCTTTATTCTGATGATGGACTCTTTCGGTATTGGCGCTGCTGCTGACGCCGACAAGTTCGGAGATGTGGGCGCCAACACCCTTGGCCATATCGCCAAGGCGTGTGCGGCAGGTGAAATTGAAGGCCGTGGCGCCCTCAATCTGCCCAACCTCAACAAGCTGGGTCTGGGCCACGCCTGCGAGCAGGCTTCCGGCTACTTCCCGGAAGGGCTGAAAAAAGATATCGAGGTAGTCGGTGCCTACGGCTTTGCGCAGGAGCTCTCCTCCGGCAAGGATACCCCGTCCGGTCACTGGGAGATCGCTGGTGTGCCCGTGCTGTTCGAGTGGGGCTACTTCAAGGATCACCACAACAGCTTCCCGCAGGAGCTGCTGGACGCCATCGTCGAGAAGGCTGGTCTGCCGGGTTATCTCGGCAACTGCCACGCCTCCGGTACCCAGGTGCTGGACGATCTGGGCGAAGAGCACATGAAGACCGGCAAGCCGATCCTCTACACCTCTGCCGACTCCGTGTTCCAGATTGCCTGCCACGAAGAGACCTACGGCCTCGAGAAGCTCTATGAGCTGTGCCACATCGTGCGCGAGCTGCTGGAGCCCTACAACATCGGCCGCGTGATTGCGCGTCCGTTCGTGGGCAGTGGCAAGGGCAACTTCAAGCGTACCGGCAACCGTCACGACTACTCAGTGCTGCCGCCGGCGCCGACCGTGCTGGATTACATGAAAGATGCGGGCGGTCAGGTTGTCTCCATCGGCAAGATTGCCGACATCTATGCCCAGCAGGGCATCACCAAGCAGGTGAAAGGGACCGGTCTGACCGAGCTGTGGGATCGCACGCTGGAAGAGGTGAAAGCGGCCGGTGACAACACCATCGTCTTCACCAACTTTGTGGACTTCGACTCCTCCTACGGCCACCGCCGTGATGTTGCCGGTTATGCCGGTGCGCTGGAGTATTTCGATTCCCGCCTGCCGGAGCTGTTTGAGCTGCTGCAAGATGGCGACGTGGTGGTGCTGACTGCCGATCACGGCTGTGACCCGACCTGGGGTGGGACCGACCACACCCGCGAATACATTCCGGTGCTGTTCTTCGGCAAGCCGGTCAAGGCCGGCTCCGTCGGTCGTCGCGAGACCTTTGCCGATATCGGCCAGAGCATCGCGGCTTACCACGGCCTGCCGAAACTGGCGTACGGTACCAGCTTCCTGTAA
- the deoD gene encoding purine-nucleoside phosphorylase, translated as MATPHINAKDGAFADTVLMPGDPLRAKYIAETFLENVEQICDVRNMFGFTGTYKGRRISVMGHGMGIPSCSIYAKELITDYGVKTLIRVGSCGAVREDVKLRDVVIGMGACTDSKVNRLRFKDHDFAAIADFDLVANAVQAAKNKGVAVRVGNIFSADLFYTPDPSMFDVMEKYGILGVEMEAAGIYGVAAEYGAKALTICTVSDHIRTGEQTTSEERQLTFNDMIEIALDSVLLGDN; from the coding sequence ATGGCAACTCCTCATATCAATGCGAAAGATGGCGCCTTTGCTGATACCGTGCTGATGCCGGGCGACCCCCTGCGCGCCAAGTACATCGCTGAAACTTTCCTGGAGAACGTCGAGCAGATCTGCGACGTGCGCAACATGTTCGGTTTCACCGGTACCTACAAGGGCCGTCGTATCTCTGTCATGGGTCACGGCATGGGTATCCCGTCCTGCTCCATCTACGCAAAAGAGCTGATCACCGATTACGGTGTGAAGACCCTGATCCGCGTGGGCTCCTGTGGCGCCGTGCGTGAAGACGTGAAACTGCGTGACGTGGTGATCGGTATGGGTGCCTGCACCGATTCCAAAGTAAACCGTCTGCGCTTCAAAGATCACGACTTCGCTGCCATCGCCGACTTCGACCTGGTTGCCAATGCCGTGCAGGCCGCCAAGAACAAGGGCGTTGCCGTGCGTGTGGGTAACATCTTCTCCGCCGACCTGTTCTACACTCCGGATCCCTCCATGTTCGACGTCATGGAAAAATACGGCATCCTGGGTGTCGAGATGGAAGCCGCCGGTATCTACGGCGTGGCCGCAGAGTACGGTGCCAAGGCGCTGACCATCTGCACCGTCTCCGACCATATCCGTACCGGTGAGCAGACCACCTCTGAAGAGCGTCAGCTGACCTTCAACGACATGATCGAAATCGCACTGGATTCCGTCCTGCTGGGCGACAACTAA
- a CDS encoding AhpA/YtjB family protein: MQRHLPIKRVLSLVAGLLLGCWVLVVLHHMQGESQAALHTEARNRAQALVAYAARDMKRWLKEENSSELERLARDLATEPEILDVTLYDGRGIPLAQSEQAVPLESLLPIGDNNKSMPEQGKGRIQFVQEVLDGDQTLGYLRITLEEQQMLADKDTRLKTIQEKQRLILLIALLAGLLISYGIRRNYMRVRKHKKRSPPPSPPPTNNDAAQ, from the coding sequence TTGCAGCGTCATCTTCCCATCAAACGTGTACTCAGTCTGGTAGCCGGCCTGCTGCTCGGCTGCTGGGTACTGGTTGTTCTCCATCATATGCAGGGAGAGAGCCAGGCTGCGCTGCACACCGAAGCACGCAACCGCGCCCAGGCACTGGTCGCCTATGCTGCCCGCGACATGAAGCGCTGGCTCAAGGAGGAGAACAGCAGTGAGCTGGAACGGCTGGCCCGGGATCTGGCGACCGAGCCGGAGATCCTCGATGTCACACTCTATGATGGACGCGGCATTCCCCTCGCCCAGTCGGAACAGGCCGTACCGCTGGAGAGCCTGCTACCCATCGGTGACAATAACAAATCGATGCCGGAACAAGGCAAGGGGCGGATCCAGTTCGTACAGGAGGTCCTGGATGGCGATCAGACACTGGGCTACCTGCGCATCACCCTGGAAGAGCAGCAGATGCTGGCGGACAAGGACACCAGACTCAAAACGATTCAGGAGAAACAGCGGCTGATATTGCTGATTGCGCTGCTGGCAGGTCTGCTTATCTCCTATGGCATTCGTCGCAACTATATGCGAGTGCGCAAGCACAAAAAACGAAGTCCTCCACCCTCCCCGCCGCCAACCAACAATGATGCGGCGCAGTAA